In Lacrimispora indolis DSM 755, a genomic segment contains:
- a CDS encoding glycosyltransferase family 2 protein — MKTISIVIPCYNEEENVNSMYQAIDRIFKSDLPNYSYELIFIDNDSKDRTREIIRSMCSQDKKVKGIFNAKNFGQFNSPYYGMLQSMGDCTILMAADFQDPVEMIPRYVKEWEKGYKIVIGIKKSSKENKLMYALRTCYYKTIKKLSDVEQIEHFTGFGLYDEQFIKVLKELDDPTPFLRGIVAELGFKRREIPYEQPKRRAGKTSNNFYRLYDAAMLSVTSYTKVGLRLATIFGSICSFASMMVALIYLVMKLVYWDRFPAGMAPLLIGMCFLGSVQIFFIGLVGEYVLSINARVMKRPLVIEEERINFSQKAENSSEEGMLLMAASIEDGDQK; from the coding sequence ATGAAAACAATTAGCATCGTCATCCCCTGTTATAATGAAGAAGAGAACGTGAATTCCATGTACCAGGCGATTGACCGTATATTTAAAAGTGATTTGCCAAATTACAGCTATGAGCTGATTTTTATTGATAATGATTCAAAGGACCGCACCAGGGAGATCATCCGAAGTATGTGTTCTCAGGATAAGAAGGTAAAAGGGATTTTTAACGCCAAGAATTTCGGACAGTTCAATTCCCCTTATTACGGCATGCTCCAGTCAATGGGTGACTGTACCATTCTCATGGCTGCGGATTTCCAGGACCCGGTGGAAATGATCCCAAGGTATGTAAAGGAATGGGAAAAGGGTTATAAAATCGTCATTGGGATCAAGAAATCCAGCAAAGAGAATAAGCTTATGTATGCCTTGAGAACCTGCTATTATAAAACGATTAAAAAACTTTCCGATGTGGAGCAGATCGAGCATTTTACCGGTTTTGGTTTATATGATGAACAATTTATTAAGGTTCTTAAGGAGCTGGACGATCCGACACCCTTCCTTCGGGGGATTGTGGCGGAGCTTGGTTTTAAGCGCAGGGAAATCCCCTATGAACAGCCCAAAAGACGGGCAGGGAAGACGAGCAACAATTTTTACCGTCTCTATGATGCTGCCATGTTAAGCGTTACTTCTTATACTAAGGTAGGGCTGCGCCTTGCCACTATATTCGGAAGTATCTGTTCTTTTGCCAGCATGATGGTAGCCCTTATTTATCTGGTGATGAAGCTGGTGTACTGGGACCGTTTCCCGGCCGGCATGGCGCCCCTCCTGATTGGCATGTGTTTTCTTGGCTCCGTACAGATCTTTTTTATAGGCCTTGTGGGAGAATACGTTTTATCCATCAATGCCCGTGTCATGAAGCGGCCTCTGGTCATTGAGGAAGAGAGAATCAATTTTTCCCAAAAAGCGGAAAACAGTTCAGAAGAAGGGATGCTTTTAATGGCGGCATCCATTGAGGATGGGGATCAGAAATGA
- a CDS encoding cell wall-binding protein, translating to MKKHLKLMAVLSAAGVLTVAAPELGLISTAATAYAKVIGWVEENGSWKFYDDNDSYVTDAWKKRGEDWFYLNEDGEVATNAQIDEYYVDESGKRVSDKWISMENEEFWDSADAPEFLWHYYGRNGKEIISKWQKINDNQYYFNDQGEMMTGKVDIEGSTYYLGEVGDGVMKTGWIELENDSDDLDETHSWYYFDKTGRMIDNQVDKKIDGNYYTFVDGIMQTGWYKLPDTATASEATVDIQTAAGYQYYDLESGARVEGWKQIEGIEGLSEEGEIYTFYFKNGAPYSATTGLELFTIDSKKYAFNTKGEMQTGLEVVNLENGGIANFYFGTDGAMATGKQTIYNEDLDEDQVWFFQTEGTNKGQGVHGVRDNVLYEYGLRKEADADLKVAPISFEGKQYLVNASGSLQKATSSSKSATNPELGAGYKDYKDSNDKVWIVDVNGIIQ from the coding sequence ATGAAAAAGCATTTAAAATTGATGGCTGTATTATCCGCTGCCGGTGTATTAACCGTAGCAGCTCCAGAGCTGGGCTTAATCAGTACAGCAGCAACCGCTTACGCAAAAGTAATCGGCTGGGTTGAGGAAAACGGAAGCTGGAAATTTTATGACGATAATGATAGTTACGTAACCGATGCCTGGAAAAAGCGCGGCGAAGACTGGTTCTACTTAAACGAGGATGGCGAAGTCGCCACTAATGCACAGATCGATGAATATTATGTAGACGAAAGTGGAAAAAGAGTTTCTGACAAATGGATTTCCATGGAAAACGAAGAATTCTGGGACTCTGCTGATGCCCCTGAATTTTTATGGCATTACTATGGGAGAAACGGTAAGGAAATTATTTCCAAGTGGCAGAAAATCAACGATAATCAGTACTACTTCAATGACCAGGGTGAGATGATGACCGGAAAAGTCGATATTGAAGGAAGTACTTATTATTTGGGTGAAGTAGGTGACGGTGTCATGAAAACAGGCTGGATCGAGCTTGAGAATGATTCTGATGATCTTGACGAAACCCATTCCTGGTACTATTTTGATAAGACCGGCCGTATGATAGACAATCAGGTCGACAAAAAGATTGATGGTAACTACTATACCTTTGTAGACGGAATCATGCAGACCGGTTGGTACAAGCTTCCGGATACCGCAACTGCTTCCGAAGCAACCGTTGATATCCAGACCGCAGCCGGATACCAGTACTATGATCTGGAAAGCGGAGCACGGGTTGAGGGTTGGAAGCAAATCGAAGGTATTGAAGGACTCAGCGAAGAAGGCGAGATCTATACCTTCTATTTCAAGAATGGCGCTCCTTATTCCGCAACAACAGGTCTTGAATTATTTACCATTGATTCCAAAAAATATGCATTCAATACTAAGGGAGAAATGCAGACCGGACTGGAAGTCGTTAACTTAGAAAACGGCGGAATTGCCAACTTCTACTTTGGAACAGACGGCGCAATGGCTACCGGAAAGCAGACAATTTACAACGAGGATCTGGATGAAGATCAGGTATGGTTCTTCCAGACAGAAGGAACAAACAAAGGCCAGGGAGTTCACGGTGTCCGTGACAACGTCCTGTATGAATATGGCTTAAGAAAAGAAGCTGATGCCGATTTAAAGGTTGCTCCTATTTCCTTTGAAGGCAAGCAGTACCTTGTAAATGCCAGCGGTTCCCTCCAGAAAGCAACCTCCTCTTCCAAGTCAGCTACAAATCCAGAGCTTGGAGCAGGATATAAAGATTATAAGGATTCCAATGACAAAGTATGGATTGTCGATGTAAACGGCATTATCCAGTAA
- a CDS encoding DUF6783 domain-containing protein has protein sequence MEAFLRLGPRACLKNHCPNLHAPLCGIFTPDSVGAAYCVAFIWSKSPTKRNVKLGTSTFQTCPILQK, from the coding sequence ATGGAGGCATTCCTGCGCCTGGGTCCTAGGGCGTGTTTGAAAAATCATTGCCCCAATCTGCACGCCCCACTTTGCGGTATATTTACCCCAGATTCAGTTGGCGCAGCCTACTGCGTCGCCTTCATCTGGAGCAAATCTCCCACAAAGCGGAACGTAAAGCTTGGAACAAGCACTTTTCAAACATGCCCTATCCTGCAGAAATAA
- a CDS encoding zinc-binding dehydrogenase, with product MKAFVLIEPGKVGWHDAPEPAVTPYGAILRPMAVTPCSSDVHTVYGGGSRKAPNLILGHECVAEVLETGELVCDFAAGDVVVVPAITPDWRALGVQEGNFKHASAPFSGHQLGRTAPGVFAEKFLIPDADTTLAKIPEGITLEQALMCVDVVTTGFTGAESADIKIGDTVVVLGIGPIGLMAVEGARHLGAARILAVGSRPICVKLAREFGATEVLSYKDGNVTDQVMERTAGLGADSVIICGGGDEVFAQAVDMARYGIGTISNVNYYGGTGNLPFPKFSGGRGMAGKTIHTELAKGGRVRMERLLKMVQYGRINPEKLVTHRLYGLDQVETALQLMKEKPEDLIKVMVRIDWK from the coding sequence ATGAAAGCTTTTGTTTTGATCGAACCTGGCAAGGTCGGCTGGCATGATGCACCGGAACCGGCCGTAACTCCTTATGGGGCTATTCTCCGCCCAATGGCGGTAACCCCCTGTTCCTCCGATGTCCATACGGTATATGGCGGAGGGTCCCGGAAGGCTCCCAACCTGATCCTGGGACATGAATGTGTGGCAGAGGTCTTAGAAACCGGGGAACTGGTCTGCGATTTTGCGGCAGGAGATGTGGTAGTGGTTCCTGCAATCACCCCGGACTGGAGAGCCTTAGGTGTTCAGGAGGGGAATTTTAAACACGCGTCTGCTCCATTTTCCGGCCATCAGCTGGGAAGAACGGCACCGGGAGTTTTTGCAGAGAAATTCCTGATTCCGGATGCTGATACCACTTTGGCGAAAATCCCTGAGGGGATCACCCTGGAGCAGGCCCTTATGTGCGTGGATGTGGTTACTACCGGTTTTACCGGAGCGGAATCTGCGGATATAAAAATCGGAGATACGGTAGTGGTCCTGGGAATCGGCCCTATTGGGCTGATGGCGGTGGAAGGAGCGCGCCACCTGGGGGCTGCGAGGATTCTTGCAGTTGGCAGCAGGCCCATTTGTGTAAAGCTTGCCAGGGAATTCGGGGCCACAGAGGTCTTAAGCTATAAGGATGGAAATGTGACGGATCAGGTCATGGAACGGACAGCCGGTTTAGGGGCTGACAGTGTCATTATCTGCGGAGGCGGGGATGAAGTCTTTGCCCAGGCGGTAGATATGGCCAGGTATGGGATCGGAACCATTTCCAATGTGAATTATTATGGCGGTACCGGAAACCTGCCCTTTCCCAAGTTTTCCGGAGGGCGGGGCATGGCAGGAAAGACCATACACACAGAGCTTGCAAAGGGCGGCAGAGTGAGAATGGAACGCCTCTTAAAAATGGTCCAGTACGGAAGGATCAATCCGGAAAAGCTGGTGACTCACCGTCTTTACGGCCTGGATCAGGTGGAGACCGCCTTACAGCTTATGAAAGAAAAGCCGGAAGATTTAATTAAAGTGATGGTTCGGATAGATTGGAAGTGA
- a CDS encoding class I SAM-dependent methyltransferase — MRDKICIVCGNPLEGKPLMTLGGMPASAQDIPGQEEMKEEHGISLSLHQCETCGLVQFDCEPVAYYKDVIRSGGFTTTMVNLRRSQYRHFIEAYHLEGKKLIEVGCGQGEFLSVLSEFPVKAYGIENRESLVRLARERGLAVWKQFAEKGEVLAPDDGSASGPYDGFLSFNFLEHQPDPVGMLRCIADNLSEEGVGLITVPSLEYILEHDGYYELIRDHLAYYTFDTLRFTVETAGFQVLEEEMVNRDTLSVIVRKRKKADGQPVSDSQRSAVDVSGLKESLDTIGREMGELTEDLNDRGKKLAIWGASHQGFTLASTTAVGRFAGYIIDSAPFKQGKYAPASHLPIVAPDHYHTDPADAILIVAPGYTDEIAGIIQEKFGRNVEILALKSNHLERI; from the coding sequence ATGAGAGATAAGATTTGTATTGTGTGCGGCAATCCTCTTGAGGGGAAACCTTTGATGACCCTTGGGGGTATGCCCGCTTCGGCTCAGGATATCCCCGGGCAGGAAGAAATGAAGGAAGAGCATGGGATTTCCCTTTCTCTTCATCAGTGCGAAACCTGCGGTCTGGTTCAGTTTGACTGTGAGCCTGTGGCATACTACAAGGATGTGATCCGGTCCGGCGGATTTACCACCACAATGGTGAATTTAAGAAGAAGCCAGTACCGGCATTTTATTGAAGCATACCATCTGGAAGGGAAGAAGCTGATCGAGGTCGGATGCGGCCAGGGGGAATTCCTTTCTGTGTTATCAGAGTTTCCTGTAAAGGCTTATGGGATCGAAAACAGGGAAAGCCTGGTCCGGCTTGCCAGGGAAAGGGGCCTTGCGGTCTGGAAACAGTTTGCAGAAAAGGGAGAAGTCCTTGCACCCGATGACGGCAGCGCAAGCGGCCCCTATGACGGGTTTTTGTCCTTTAATTTTCTGGAACACCAGCCGGATCCGGTGGGAATGCTCCGATGCATTGCGGACAACTTATCAGAGGAGGGCGTGGGCCTAATTACGGTACCAAGCCTGGAATATATTCTGGAACATGACGGGTATTACGAATTGATCCGGGACCATTTAGCCTATTATACCTTTGATACCCTTAGGTTTACGGTGGAAACGGCCGGTTTTCAAGTGTTAGAGGAAGAAATGGTGAACCGGGATACCCTTTCTGTTATTGTGAGAAAAAGAAAGAAGGCGGACGGTCAGCCGGTATCTGACAGCCAGCGGTCAGCCGTGGACGTATCAGGCCTGAAAGAAAGTCTGGATACCATTGGCAGGGAGATGGGAGAACTGACAGAAGATCTGAATGACCGTGGGAAAAAACTGGCCATATGGGGAGCCAGCCATCAGGGGTTTACACTGGCTTCTACAACGGCTGTGGGCCGGTTTGCCGGATACATCATTGATTCCGCTCCCTTTAAGCAGGGAAAGTACGCCCCTGCCTCCCACCTTCCCATCGTAGCCCCGGATCATTATCATACGGACCCGGCAGATGCCATTTTGATCGTGGCCCCAGGCTATACGGATGAGATCGCGGGAATCATACAGGAAAAATTTGGCCGGAATGTGGAGATTCTGGCGTTAAAATCCAATCATTTGGAAAGGATATAA
- a CDS encoding glycosyltransferase family 2 protein, which produces MKYKIDVARIRENSIVLNGWVIGKSLQSEAEFEVLDGQEKPVKFKYVPVRRDDVCQIYFKKTLDRDLGFDIRIPYIREKNEDRTLVIRCDGKTARVKLNAEIIERQNSSAHKKSAKLKSMMNVQTFRSAVDFWKENGFKAFVLKSRHKLQGIDSDYDYPEWYALTKTTDEELEAQRKSFFDYMPKMSVVIPAYKTPERYLAAMLDSLLAQTYGNWEVCIADGSPKGEGVERVLKRYAIKDERIRYVILGENKGIAGNTNAAIEMAKGDFIVLADHDDTLAPDALFECVRAINSDPEIDVVYTDEDKLDIDGGELFEPHFKPDFNLDLLTSVNYICHLFVVNHELLMEVGGFREEYDGAQDYDFIFRCTEKARRIYHIPKALYHWRCHQNSTSSNPESKLYAFEAGARAIKAHYDRVGTPALSVEKGIDYGIYHTRFKITGEPLVSIIIPNKDHSADLELCVRSIIEKSTYQNLEFIVVENNSIDPETFAYYDRIQKEFDFIHVVKWEREFNYSAINNFGVTHAKGEYLLFLNNDTEMINPESIHEMLGFCQREDVGIAGARLLYSDDTIQHAGVVVGFGGIAGHTFIGLHKAESSYFNQAMCARDYSAVTAACMMSKRSLFEKAGGFSEDLAVAFNDIDYCMKIRALRKLVVYAPYALFYHYESKSRGLEDTPEKVERFNQEIKKFSQKWPDILKDGDPYYNPNLTLRKSNFALRDLRKEKIGEPYKLEV; this is translated from the coding sequence ATGAAATATAAGATAGATGTAGCAAGAATCCGTGAAAATTCAATCGTATTAAACGGCTGGGTCATTGGAAAGAGCCTTCAGTCTGAAGCAGAGTTTGAGGTTTTGGACGGACAGGAAAAGCCTGTGAAATTTAAGTATGTTCCAGTACGCAGAGATGATGTGTGCCAGATATACTTTAAGAAAACGCTGGACAGGGATTTAGGGTTTGATATCCGGATCCCCTATATCCGGGAAAAGAATGAGGACAGGACCCTGGTGATCCGGTGTGACGGGAAAACTGCCAGAGTGAAGTTAAACGCCGAAATCATTGAAAGACAGAACAGCTCCGCCCATAAAAAAAGTGCAAAGCTGAAAAGTATGATGAATGTACAGACCTTTCGGTCTGCTGTGGACTTCTGGAAGGAAAACGGCTTTAAGGCTTTTGTACTAAAATCCAGACATAAGCTTCAGGGAATTGACAGCGATTATGATTATCCGGAATGGTATGCCCTTACGAAAACCACGGATGAGGAACTGGAAGCCCAGAGAAAGTCATTTTTTGATTATATGCCCAAAATGTCTGTGGTAATACCCGCTTATAAGACTCCGGAGCGCTATCTGGCAGCCATGCTGGACTCCCTGCTGGCCCAGACCTATGGGAACTGGGAGGTGTGCATTGCAGACGGAAGCCCAAAGGGGGAGGGCGTGGAACGGGTATTGAAGCGCTATGCCATAAAGGATGAACGGATTCGGTATGTGATCCTGGGAGAGAATAAGGGGATCGCAGGAAATACCAATGCGGCCATCGAAATGGCCAAAGGAGATTTTATCGTTCTGGCTGACCATGACGACACCTTAGCACCTGACGCTTTGTTTGAATGTGTAAGGGCGATCAATTCTGATCCGGAAATCGATGTGGTTTATACAGACGAGGACAAGCTTGACATTGACGGAGGAGAATTATTTGAACCCCATTTTAAGCCGGATTTTAACCTTGATCTTTTAACAAGCGTCAATTATATCTGCCATTTATTTGTGGTAAACCATGAGCTGCTCATGGAGGTAGGAGGCTTTCGGGAGGAATATGACGGCGCCCAGGATTATGATTTCATCTTCCGCTGCACGGAAAAGGCCAGAAGGATTTACCATATCCCCAAGGCCCTGTATCACTGGCGCTGCCACCAGAATTCCACCTCTAGCAATCCGGAGAGCAAATTATATGCCTTTGAGGCAGGAGCAAGGGCCATTAAGGCCCATTATGACCGGGTGGGCACCCCGGCTCTGTCTGTGGAAAAGGGCATTGATTACGGAATTTATCATACCAGGTTTAAAATTACTGGAGAGCCATTGGTATCCATCATTATCCCCAACAAGGATCACAGCGCTGACCTGGAATTATGTGTGCGCTCCATCATAGAGAAGTCCACCTATCAGAACCTGGAATTCATTGTTGTGGAGAACAACAGCATTGATCCGGAAACCTTTGCTTATTATGACAGGATCCAAAAGGAATTTGATTTTATCCATGTGGTTAAGTGGGAGAGGGAGTTTAATTACTCTGCCATCAATAACTTTGGTGTTACCCATGCAAAGGGTGAATATCTTTTGTTTTTAAATAATGATACGGAAATGATCAATCCGGAAAGCATCCATGAGATGTTAGGCTTCTGCCAGAGGGAGGATGTGGGCATTGCTGGTGCCAGGCTTCTTTATTCCGATGACACCATTCAGCATGCCGGTGTGGTGGTGGGCTTCGGCGGCATTGCCGGGCACACCTTTATCGGACTTCACAAGGCGGAAAGCAGCTATTTTAACCAGGCTATGTGCGCCCGTGATTACAGCGCCGTAACGGCTGCCTGTATGATGAGCAAAAGGTCTCTGTTTGAGAAAGCAGGAGGTTTTTCCGAGGACCTTGCTGTTGCCTTTAACGATATTGATTACTGCATGAAGATTCGCGCCTTAAGGAAACTGGTGGTTTATGCCCCTTATGCCTTGTTTTATCATTATGAGTCAAAATCAAGAGGGCTTGAGGACACGCCGGAGAAGGTAGAACGTTTTAACCAGGAGATCAAAAAGTTTTCTCAGAAATGGCCGGATATCCTAAAGGATGGGGATCCTTATTACAACCCTAACTTAACCCTGCGCAAATCCAATTTTGCCCTGCGGGACCTGCGGAAGGAAAAAATTGGGGAACCCTATAAGCTTGAGGTGTGA
- a CDS encoding NAD-dependent epimerase/dehydratase family protein, whose product MNVVVTGATSFLGRALVDRLLKEKNQVYAVVRPGSKNMGSLGAKRQGLIRIERNLEELHELDQVILKPCQAFYHFGWDGSGSENRMKPEVQQKNVEDSLKALEGARRLGCKRFLFSGSQAEYGIHKEAMTEETECRPVSEYGRAKLEFFKRAAEQTENWRKNGVSDMEYIHSRIFSVYGPGDHPWSLVESCLKAFGRGEYISLGECTQIWNFLYLDDCIRALILLMEQEKESVSGIYNVAGPEGENRPLREYIRIMYEVLGFHGSYSYGRRAPNAEGPANLIPDIKKLERTTGWQPLVSFREGIRRTYKTEG is encoded by the coding sequence TTGAACGTTGTTGTAACAGGGGCCACCAGTTTTCTTGGAAGAGCATTGGTTGACCGGCTTTTAAAAGAGAAAAACCAGGTATATGCGGTTGTCCGGCCCGGTTCAAAGAATATGGGAAGCCTTGGGGCAAAACGCCAGGGCCTTATACGGATTGAGAGGAATTTGGAGGAGCTTCATGAGCTTGATCAGGTGATCCTTAAGCCATGCCAGGCATTTTATCATTTTGGCTGGGATGGCTCAGGAAGTGAGAACCGGATGAAGCCGGAAGTGCAGCAAAAGAACGTGGAGGATTCCTTAAAGGCTTTGGAAGGAGCCAGACGCCTTGGCTGCAAACGCTTTCTATTCAGCGGTTCCCAGGCGGAATACGGAATTCATAAAGAGGCCATGACAGAGGAAACAGAGTGCAGACCAGTATCCGAATACGGCAGGGCCAAGCTGGAGTTTTTTAAAAGAGCGGCGGAGCAGACGGAGAACTGGAGGAAAAACGGCGTTTCAGATATGGAATACATTCATTCCAGGATATTCAGCGTATACGGGCCGGGGGATCACCCATGGTCCCTGGTGGAAAGCTGTCTTAAGGCATTTGGCAGAGGAGAGTATATTTCCCTGGGGGAGTGTACGCAAATATGGAATTTTTTATATCTTGATGATTGCATCCGGGCGCTGATACTTTTAATGGAACAGGAGAAAGAATCAGTTTCCGGAATTTATAATGTGGCTGGGCCGGAAGGGGAAAACCGTCCTTTAAGGGAATATATCCGGATCATGTATGAGGTTTTGGGCTTTCACGGTAGCTACAGCTACGGCAGAAGGGCACCTAATGCAGAGGGACCGGCAAATCTTATCCCTGACATTAAAAAGCTGGAAAGGACCACAGGGTGGCAGCCTCTTGTGAGTTTCCGGGAGGGGATCCGGCGGACGTATAAGACTGAAGGCTGA
- a CDS encoding DUF6783 domain-containing protein produces MWGKYTAKWGVQIGAMIFQTRPRTQAQECLHSCVQPMLQTFTCSAACCRVYHSLIREIIIFRSISSSERKGDRSSKGGEIRVPSGRRFAEDLGSKF; encoded by the coding sequence ATCTGGGGTAAATATACCGCAAAGTGGGGCGTGCAGATTGGGGCAATGATTTTTCAAACACGCCCTAGGACCCAGGCGCAGGAATGCCTCCATTCCTGCGTCCAGCCAATGCTGCAAACGTTCACATGCTCCGCGGCATGCTGCAGGGTGTATCACTCCCTGATCCGGGAAATAATCATATTCCGGTCCATCTCCTCATCGGAAAGGAAGGGAGACAGATCCTCTAAAGGCGGCGAAATAAGAGTTCCGTCAGGAAGGCGCTTTGCAGAAGACTTGGGTTCAAAATTCTGA
- a CDS encoding glycosyltransferase family 2 protein, with product MEKKVTVVIPNYNGLKFMEPCFKALEAQSDKNFELLVVDNGSTDGSVEWLKEKNISSIFLEENTGFSGAVNVGIRHTKTPYVILLNNDTEPEPDYVKELVHAMDRSPNIFSVSSKMIQLYHKELMDDAGDMYSILGWVYQRGVGQSSKGYQKVRSVFSACAGAAIYRRKAFEEIGGFDEAHFAYLEDTDVGYRAKIHGYINLYCPTAVVYHVGSGTSGSKYNSFKVRLAARNIIYLNYKNMPVLQLLVNLLPILAGICVKYMFFRKIGFASDYVEGLKEGLRTAKNTKKVRFRMEHLGNYFRIEGELIFGTFLYIWEFLRRKLKIFRSF from the coding sequence ATGGAGAAAAAAGTAACGGTTGTTATTCCTAATTATAATGGATTAAAATTTATGGAACCCTGTTTTAAGGCCCTGGAAGCTCAGAGTGATAAGAACTTTGAGCTTCTTGTGGTGGATAACGGTTCCACAGACGGAAGCGTGGAATGGCTGAAGGAGAAAAACATCTCCTCCATTTTCCTGGAGGAAAATACGGGTTTTTCCGGGGCTGTGAACGTGGGAATCCGCCATACCAAAACACCTTATGTCATTTTGTTAAACAATGATACGGAGCCGGAGCCTGATTATGTGAAGGAGCTGGTACATGCCATGGACCGGTCACCGAACATATTTTCCGTCAGCAGCAAGATGATTCAGCTTTACCATAAAGAGCTTATGGATGATGCCGGAGATATGTACAGCATATTGGGCTGGGTCTATCAAAGGGGCGTGGGACAGAGCAGCAAGGGCTATCAAAAGGTCCGCAGCGTGTTTTCGGCCTGCGCAGGAGCCGCCATTTACAGGCGGAAAGCGTTTGAGGAAATAGGCGGATTTGACGAAGCTCATTTCGCTTATCTGGAAGATACTGATGTGGGATACCGGGCAAAGATCCATGGATATATAAACCTCTATTGTCCAACAGCTGTGGTCTATCATGTGGGCAGCGGAACCAGCGGATCCAAGTATAATTCCTTTAAGGTCCGTCTGGCTGCCAGGAACATTATTTATTTAAATTATAAGAATATGCCGGTTTTGCAGCTTTTGGTGAATCTGCTTCCTATCTTAGCGGGAATCTGTGTGAAATACATGTTTTTCCGGAAGATCGGTTTTGCCTCCGACTATGTGGAGGGGCTGAAAGAGGGCTTAAGGACGGCAAAAAACACTAAGAAGGTGCGGTTTCGGATGGAGCACCTTGGAAATTACTTTCGGATCGAAGGCGAGCTGATTTTTGGCACCTTCCTCTATATATGGGAATTTTTACGAAGAAAGTTAAAAATTTTCAGGTCTTTTTAA
- a CDS encoding undecaprenyl-phosphate glucose phosphotransferase, with amino-acid sequence MIKDNQKKLNGFHVVLDGLVIVTSYVLAWLLLLLGNRLFSPYKQVLGPQYYFAALLIILPTYLLLYGIFHLYAPKRVQERRYEFANICKANLLGVLLFSLALFLAKKNPYFREFSTRMVFYFCAVNIVLETVVRNLLRSMLRSMRSKGYNQKHILLIGYSRAAEGFIDRVRVNPEWGYQVKGILDDTKEWGSGYRGINVIGKVHDLDEILALNSLDEIAITLSISEYANLEEIVASCEKSGVHTKFIPDYNNMIPTRPFIEDLQGLPVVNIRRVPLTDTVNALVKRMVDIFGASVALILFSPVMLVTAVLIKLTAPGPLIYKQERVGLHNRSFHMYKFRSMVVQAPSEEKIKWTTPHDSRVTPVGRFIRKTSIDEMPQFFNVLRGDMSLVGPRPERPLFVEKFKEEIPRYMIKHQVRPGITGWAQVNGYRGDTSITKRIEHDLYYIENWTLGFDFKILFLTIFKGFINKNAY; translated from the coding sequence ATGATTAAGGATAATCAGAAAAAATTAAACGGGTTTCACGTAGTGCTGGATGGACTGGTCATTGTTACGTCTTATGTATTGGCATGGCTGCTTCTTTTGCTGGGAAACCGGTTGTTCAGCCCTTATAAGCAGGTTTTGGGACCGCAGTACTATTTTGCGGCGCTTCTTATCATATTGCCCACCTATTTACTGCTTTACGGCATCTTCCATTTGTATGCGCCGAAAAGAGTCCAGGAGAGGCGGTATGAGTTTGCCAATATCTGCAAGGCCAATCTTTTGGGAGTTCTGCTTTTTTCCCTGGCCTTATTTCTGGCAAAGAAGAATCCCTATTTCCGTGAGTTTTCCACCAGGATGGTATTTTATTTCTGCGCCGTCAACATTGTTCTGGAAACCGTTGTGCGGAATCTGCTCCGTTCCATGCTCCGCTCCATGCGTTCCAAGGGCTACAATCAGAAGCACATCCTTCTGATCGGTTACAGCCGTGCGGCAGAAGGTTTTATAGACAGGGTCCGGGTGAATCCTGAATGGGGCTATCAGGTCAAGGGGATCCTTGATGACACAAAGGAATGGGGATCAGGATACAGGGGGATCAATGTCATTGGCAAGGTTCATGACTTAGATGAGATCCTTGCATTAAATTCTCTTGATGAAATCGCCATTACCTTAAGTATCAGCGAATATGCGAATTTGGAAGAAATCGTAGCTTCCTGTGAAAAATCAGGCGTCCATACCAAGTTTATACCGGATTATAATAACATGATTCCAACAAGGCCCTTTATTGAGGACTTACAGGGCCTGCCGGTAGTCAACATCCGCCGGGTGCCTCTTACGGATACTGTGAATGCCCTGGTAAAACGGATGGTGGACATTTTTGGAGCCTCGGTTGCTCTGATTTTATTTTCCCCTGTCATGCTGGTCACAGCGGTTCTCATTAAGCTCACTGCTCCGGGGCCGCTTATTTACAAGCAGGAGAGGGTTGGCCTTCACAACAGGTCGTTTCATATGTATAAATTCCGTTCCATGGTGGTGCAGGCGCCATCCGAAGAAAAAATAAAATGGACGACTCCTCACGATTCCCGTGTGACACCAGTGGGACGTTTTATCCGGAAGACGAGCATTGATGAAATGCCCCAGTTTTTCAATGTCCTTCGGGGAGATATGAGTCTGGTGGGGCCAAGGCCGGAACGGCCTCTCTTTGTTGAAAAATTTAAAGAGGAGATCCCCCGTTATATGATCAAGCACCAGGTGCGTCCCGGAATCACCGGCTGGGCCCAGGTGAACGGATACCGGGGCGATACTTCCATTACAAAAAGGATCGAGCACGATTTGTATTACATCGAAAACTGGACCCTGGGATTTGATTTTAAGATCTTATTCCTTACCATATTCAAAGGGTTTATCAATAAAAATGCGTACTGA